In Bdellovibrio sp. GT3, one genomic interval encodes:
- the coaE gene encoding dephospho-CoA kinase (Dephospho-CoA kinase (CoaE) performs the final step in coenzyme A biosynthesis.): MKWIGLTGGIACGKSTVSRMLRDRGYNVLDADEVAREVVRPGTAGLKAVAEEFGDVLLPDGSLDRRKLGQMVFGNPDRLHVLESITHPLIRKEIARRRQVFADMNLPLVIYDIPLLFETHAQEQFDQIVVVSCTKNQQKERLMRRNQLTESEIDMRIASQIPVASKESEADFVLQNNRDEQHLLKEVDRLDAWLKTL, encoded by the coding sequence ATGAAATGGATAGGACTGACCGGAGGTATAGCTTGTGGCAAGAGCACAGTCAGTCGTATGTTGCGCGATCGTGGCTATAACGTCCTTGATGCTGATGAGGTTGCCCGAGAAGTCGTGCGCCCTGGTACAGCTGGACTAAAGGCGGTGGCCGAGGAATTCGGTGATGTGCTGCTGCCAGACGGAAGTCTGGATCGTCGAAAGCTGGGACAAATGGTTTTTGGTAACCCGGACCGGCTTCATGTTCTGGAATCCATCACGCACCCATTGATTCGTAAAGAGATTGCCCGCCGTCGCCAGGTGTTTGCGGATATGAATCTGCCTCTGGTGATTTATGATATTCCCTTATTATTTGAAACTCATGCGCAGGAGCAGTTCGATCAGATCGTTGTGGTTTCCTGCACCAAGAACCAACAAAAAGAACGACTGATGAGACGCAACCAACTGACCGAATCCGAAATCGACATGCGCATAGCCTCGCAAATTCCCGTGGCCAGCAAAGAATCCGAAGCCGATTTCGTCTTACAAAACAACCGCGACGAGCAACACCTGCTCAAAGAAGTCGACCGTTTGGATGCGTGGTTGAAAACGCTGTAA
- a CDS encoding NAD(+)/NADH kinase translates to MKKTAMSPKSKLVIPGKSNIALVYRLETDRAVALAKKVAEFLKKQGHQVFTAPGQKLVTGTKLASTKKQLDSLSLVIVLGGDGTYLRAVRVLEGRDVPILGFNMGSLGFLTAHSADSTMEVIEDTLNGQMELRPRTMIHAKILCKGKAKAEFHALNDVVIERGSMSQLIHTAIYSDKHLVSEVKADGFIVASPSGSTAYNLAAGGPILHPEAQVLVVTPVAPHSLTSRPLIVPDKNKLSFQLDGKTHKAHFIVDGQKVAEINADDEVVLTRSPYDHWMVRHPDHNYFHLLREKLKFGDRT, encoded by the coding sequence ATGAAGAAAACCGCGATGAGTCCGAAAAGTAAATTGGTGATCCCAGGCAAAAGCAATATCGCATTGGTTTACCGTCTGGAGACCGACCGTGCTGTTGCTTTGGCAAAGAAGGTGGCTGAGTTTTTAAAAAAACAGGGCCATCAGGTCTTCACGGCACCAGGGCAAAAACTGGTGACTGGCACCAAACTGGCTTCCACTAAAAAACAACTCGATTCTTTATCGCTGGTTATCGTATTGGGCGGCGACGGAACATATCTGCGCGCCGTTCGAGTTCTTGAGGGCCGTGATGTTCCAATCCTGGGCTTCAATATGGGCTCGCTGGGATTCCTGACTGCACACAGTGCTGACTCCACCATGGAAGTCATCGAAGACACTTTGAACGGTCAGATGGAGCTTCGCCCGCGCACCATGATTCACGCAAAAATTCTGTGCAAAGGAAAAGCCAAAGCTGAATTCCACGCGCTGAATGACGTCGTCATCGAAAGAGGTTCGATGTCGCAGTTGATTCATACGGCAATTTATTCAGACAAACACCTGGTCAGTGAAGTGAAAGCCGATGGCTTCATCGTGGCAAGTCCGTCGGGCTCCACAGCCTACAATTTGGCTGCGGGTGGACCGATCCTGCATCCGGAAGCGCAAGTGCTGGTGGTGACACCTGTCGCGCCTCACAGCTTGACCTCCCGTCCGCTGATTGTTCCTGACAAAAACAAACTGTCGTTTCAACTGGACGGCAAAACTCACAAAGCCCATTTCATCGTGGATGGGCAAAAGGTGGCCGAGATCAATGCCGACGACGAAGTCGTGCTGACTCGCTCCCCTTACGATCATTGGATGGTCAGACATCCGGATCACAATTACTTCCATTTGCTTCGTGAAAAACTTAAATTCGGAGACCGGACTTAG
- a CDS encoding XRE family transcriptional regulator — protein sequence MKKVTKSPYKISKTPPPNWPSEDQWKEIDKKLDKKPASKTLPSNAGPVERTKHELCAQFIKYRRHEDISQRELAQRLGVTDSRVSEILNYNHDRFTIDKLLELLCRIRPEVKIKVA from the coding sequence ATGAAGAAAGTGACTAAAAGTCCTTACAAAATCAGCAAGACGCCTCCTCCAAATTGGCCTTCTGAAGACCAATGGAAAGAGATCGATAAGAAGCTGGATAAAAAGCCCGCATCAAAGACTCTTCCCTCTAACGCTGGTCCTGTTGAAAGAACAAAGCACGAATTGTGCGCGCAATTTATTAAGTACCGCAGGCATGAAGATATTAGCCAGAGAGAGTTGGCCCAGCGGCTCGGTGTGACAGATTCACGCGTGAGTGAAATCCTTAACTACAACCACGATCGATTCACCATCGACAAACTTCTGGAGCTACTCTGCAGAATTCGCCCCGAAGTAAAAATAAAAGTCGCTTGA
- a CDS encoding NmrA family NAD(P)-binding protein — translation MILVMGATGHVGSKIAMELLSQGHEVRLLARHFSNPEQFEGAEFVTGDANSVDTMMRALKDCSAAFVMIPPDIRAAEPRFHANKVGEVIAEAIEEAGVKHVVNLSSVGADLGSGTGPVLALRDQEDRLNKILGLNIVHLRSTFFMENLIQEIPTIIAMDRVFGIIHEDAPVDFVATKDIAARAAFLLAHPNFTSHNVEYLLGERTLTYREIARVLGQSIGKPTLEYAAVPDTELRNYMVGAGMSQTMAEELIELDHAASNGLLAGTYNRDKQNSTVTSIERFARSTFLNAYNHAVAMRHVRRSNSGPYEARP, via the coding sequence ATGATTCTGGTTATGGGTGCGACCGGGCATGTGGGTTCAAAGATTGCGATGGAACTTCTTTCTCAAGGGCATGAAGTCCGTCTTCTGGCCCGCCACTTTTCCAATCCCGAACAATTTGAAGGGGCTGAGTTCGTCACCGGCGATGCCAACAGCGTCGACACGATGATGCGTGCCTTGAAAGACTGCTCCGCTGCATTCGTCATGATTCCCCCGGATATCAGAGCCGCCGAGCCCCGCTTTCACGCAAACAAAGTGGGTGAAGTCATTGCCGAAGCCATCGAGGAAGCGGGTGTTAAGCACGTCGTCAACTTAAGCAGTGTCGGAGCAGATCTCGGCAGTGGCACAGGCCCCGTTCTGGCTTTGCGTGATCAAGAGGATCGACTGAATAAAATCCTTGGATTGAACATTGTTCATTTGCGATCGACATTTTTTATGGAGAATTTGATACAGGAAATTCCCACGATAATTGCCATGGACCGAGTCTTTGGAATTATCCATGAAGATGCCCCCGTGGACTTTGTCGCAACCAAAGACATTGCGGCCCGGGCGGCTTTCCTGCTGGCTCATCCGAATTTCACCTCCCACAATGTCGAATACCTTCTTGGTGAAAGAACTTTGACTTATCGGGAAATCGCCCGTGTTCTGGGACAATCCATCGGCAAGCCCACACTTGAGTATGCCGCGGTTCCCGATACAGAACTTCGCAACTACATGGTCGGAGCTGGCATGTCTCAAACCATGGCAGAGGAACTCATCGAGCTGGACCATGCAGCCAGTAATGGATTGCTGGCTGGTACCTACAATCGGGACAAGCAAAACTCCACAGTAACATCGATTGAACGATTTGCGCGATCGACCTTCTTAAATGCCTATAATCACGCAGTGGCCATGCGCCACGTTCGTCGTTCCAACTCAGGTCCCTACGAAGCGCGCCCCTGA
- a CDS encoding AMP-dependent synthetase/ligase, which yields MKTNSLTLGHSILTMTSRDPQAVAVKFNTGKKWEQKSWKEYYQDIETLGAALLSLGIKPGDRVAIMANTRYEWSVSDYAIFGIKAITVPIYQNNIAEDVEYILNNSKARFLICESRGPLKTFESIRAKCPHVEKIILMDTSHTPGENLHWNQMHKIGAGYLEANPTCYKDLCSTIKADDMATILYTSGTTGLPKGVVLTHLQAYSEVSEAFPFAGASPNDTSLSFLPYAHILGRIEHWGHLYIGFTMAYAESLEKVRANLADIRPTILVSVPRIFEKIHSAILAQVQTKPLKMKLFNWAVDVGREVGEYKLSGQILPVGLLAKYELAKKLVLGKITEAFGGRLRFAISGGAPISKEIAMFFHSAGILILEGYGLTETTAAITVNTPFNYRFGSVGRPIGDVELKIAADGEILVKSAKVMREYYQNTEATDAAFTDGWFHTGDIGEITQSGDLRITDRKKDLIKTAGGKYVAPQRLESLLVLSPYISHALIHGDQKKYIVALIFPDQATVTTLAKEKGIKFTDWNDLSKSAFVDELIRNAVAEANSSLASFESIKKHVIMPIELTVENGELTPSMKLKRKKLDQKFSTEIEKMYA from the coding sequence ATGAAGACGAATTCTCTGACCTTAGGTCATTCTATTTTGACAATGACGTCACGCGATCCCCAAGCCGTGGCTGTTAAATTCAACACCGGCAAAAAGTGGGAACAAAAATCCTGGAAAGAATACTATCAAGACATCGAAACCCTTGGCGCTGCCCTGCTTTCATTGGGCATCAAACCTGGTGACCGCGTTGCGATCATGGCCAACACTCGATACGAATGGTCTGTATCTGACTACGCTATTTTTGGTATCAAGGCGATCACCGTCCCGATCTATCAGAACAACATCGCTGAAGACGTCGAGTATATTCTGAACAACTCCAAGGCCAGATTTCTAATTTGCGAAAGCCGTGGTCCTCTTAAAACTTTTGAGTCGATCCGTGCGAAATGCCCGCATGTTGAAAAAATCATCCTCATGGATACATCACACACGCCCGGTGAAAATCTGCATTGGAATCAAATGCACAAAATCGGCGCCGGTTATCTGGAAGCGAATCCAACTTGCTACAAGGATCTTTGCTCCACGATTAAAGCCGATGACATGGCAACAATCCTGTACACCTCTGGCACCACTGGTTTGCCAAAAGGTGTGGTGCTGACTCACCTGCAAGCCTACAGCGAAGTCAGCGAAGCCTTCCCGTTTGCGGGAGCTTCCCCTAACGACACTTCCCTGTCCTTCCTGCCTTATGCGCACATTTTAGGTCGCATTGAGCATTGGGGACACCTGTACATTGGCTTTACCATGGCCTATGCAGAAAGCCTTGAGAAGGTTCGCGCCAATCTGGCTGACATCCGTCCGACAATCCTGGTTTCAGTTCCCAGAATTTTTGAAAAAATCCATAGTGCCATTCTTGCTCAGGTTCAAACCAAGCCATTGAAGATGAAACTTTTCAATTGGGCCGTGGACGTGGGACGCGAAGTTGGCGAGTACAAACTTTCCGGTCAAATACTTCCTGTGGGTTTGCTTGCGAAGTACGAACTGGCAAAAAAATTAGTCCTTGGAAAAATCACCGAAGCCTTCGGTGGCCGTCTGCGTTTCGCCATCAGTGGCGGCGCACCGATCTCCAAAGAAATTGCGATGTTCTTTCACTCTGCAGGCATTTTGATTCTGGAAGGCTACGGTCTGACAGAAACAACGGCAGCAATCACCGTGAACACTCCCTTCAACTATCGTTTTGGCAGCGTGGGCCGCCCCATTGGCGACGTGGAACTAAAGATCGCCGCAGACGGAGAGATCCTGGTTAAATCGGCAAAAGTGATGAGAGAGTACTATCAAAATACCGAAGCTACTGATGCGGCCTTCACTGATGGCTGGTTCCATACCGGCGACATCGGCGAAATCACTCAAAGCGGTGATCTGCGCATAACAGATCGCAAAAAGGATCTGATCAAAACCGCCGGCGGCAAATACGTGGCACCGCAACGCCTGGAATCCCTGCTGGTACTCTCCCCTTATATTTCCCATGCACTTATTCATGGTGATCAAAAGAAATATATCGTGGCCTTGATCTTCCCGGATCAGGCAACTGTCACGACCTTGGCCAAAGAAAAAGGCATCAAGTTCACGGACTGGAATGACTTAAGCAAAAGCGCATTTGTTGACGAGTTGATTCGCAATGCGGTGGCTGAAGCTAACAGTAGCTTGGCCAGCTTTGAAAGCATCAAAAAGCATGTGATCATGCCGATTGAGCTGACAGTCGAAAACGGCGAACTGACCCCTTCGATGAAGCTAAAACGCAAGAAGCTGGATCAGAAGTTCAGTACTGAAATTGAAAAGATGTATGCATAA
- a CDS encoding M3 family metallopeptidase has protein sequence MSSNNPFLMPFTAKDQAVPFDKIKVEHYLPALDEAVKTAKANIEKIKANTATPDFENTIFALEQATELAGVVAGVYGNLESAHSDEAFQALAKDIYPKLTAMESDISLDEEIFKRVKSVYDNRTSMKLTAEQLRLLEKTYLGFTRNGALLSGADKETLRQIDQEMSVLGPKYSENVLKATNAFEMVLEDHKDVAGIPEGILEGAAAAAAAKGKKGWLFNLQIPSYLPFMTYANNRALREKMSKAFTSRAFGGEFDNQEIVKKIVTLRAKRANLLGFKTHADFVLAERMAKDPKTVGTFLHKLLDASKAAGQRDVSEVAAFAGQLDAIPELKPWDFGYYSEKLKEEKYAFNEEDLRPYFQLENVVEGVFKHAKQLYGLTFKENKDIPVYHPEVKAYEISDETGKYMGLFYTDFFPRETKKGGAWMTQFRAQGLFGKDLKRPHVSIVCNFTKPTPTKPSLLTYDEVRTLFHEFGHALHGMLSDVTYQTLSGTSVYWDFVELPSQIMENWAGEKEGLDLFARHYETNEPMPVELINKLKASQKFQAGYASCRQLQFGMMDMAWHTADPSLIKDVDAFEEQATAETRLFPKVAGTNSSCSFSHIFAGGYSAGYYSYKWAEVLDADAFEYFKEEGLFSPEVARKFKEFVLSKGGTEHPMELYKKFRGREPDPNALLRRDGLI, from the coding sequence ATGAGTTCCAACAATCCTTTTTTGATGCCCTTTACAGCCAAAGATCAAGCGGTTCCGTTTGATAAAATCAAAGTTGAGCATTATCTGCCAGCTTTGGATGAAGCCGTAAAAACCGCAAAAGCCAATATTGAAAAAATCAAAGCAAACACAGCGACTCCGGATTTCGAAAATACGATCTTCGCGTTGGAGCAAGCGACAGAACTTGCGGGTGTGGTTGCCGGTGTTTATGGAAATCTTGAATCCGCACACTCTGACGAAGCTTTCCAGGCACTTGCCAAGGATATCTATCCAAAATTGACAGCGATGGAATCCGACATCTCTTTGGATGAGGAGATTTTCAAACGTGTGAAAAGCGTTTACGACAATCGCACTTCAATGAAGTTGACTGCAGAACAACTTCGCCTGCTTGAAAAAACATACCTGGGCTTCACTCGCAATGGTGCTTTGCTTTCGGGCGCTGACAAAGAAACTCTTCGTCAGATTGACCAGGAGATGTCTGTCCTTGGTCCGAAATATTCCGAGAACGTTTTGAAAGCGACCAATGCTTTTGAAATGGTTTTGGAAGATCACAAAGATGTTGCTGGAATTCCTGAAGGCATCCTTGAGGGCGCTGCAGCTGCCGCAGCAGCCAAAGGTAAAAAAGGCTGGTTGTTCAATCTGCAAATTCCTTCTTACCTTCCGTTCATGACTTACGCGAACAACCGTGCGTTGCGCGAAAAAATGTCCAAAGCCTTCACGTCCCGTGCTTTTGGTGGCGAGTTTGACAATCAGGAGATCGTGAAAAAGATCGTAACCCTGCGTGCGAAACGTGCGAACCTTTTGGGTTTCAAAACTCACGCGGACTTCGTCTTGGCGGAGCGCATGGCAAAAGACCCAAAAACAGTGGGCACTTTCCTGCACAAACTTTTGGATGCCTCCAAAGCAGCCGGCCAGCGTGACGTTTCTGAAGTTGCTGCTTTTGCCGGACAGCTGGATGCAATTCCTGAATTGAAACCTTGGGACTTTGGTTATTACTCTGAAAAATTGAAAGAGGAAAAATACGCTTTCAATGAAGAGGACCTGCGCCCGTACTTCCAATTGGAAAACGTTGTGGAAGGTGTCTTCAAACACGCGAAACAGCTTTACGGTTTGACGTTCAAAGAAAACAAGGACATCCCGGTTTACCATCCGGAAGTGAAAGCTTACGAGATTTCCGACGAAACTGGCAAATACATGGGCTTGTTCTATACAGACTTCTTCCCGCGTGAAACGAAAAAAGGCGGCGCATGGATGACTCAATTCCGTGCTCAAGGTTTGTTTGGTAAAGATCTGAAACGCCCGCACGTCAGTATCGTGTGCAACTTCACAAAACCAACTCCGACAAAACCTTCACTTTTGACTTACGATGAAGTTCGCACTTTGTTCCATGAGTTCGGTCATGCTTTGCACGGAATGCTTTCTGATGTGACTTACCAAACTTTAAGCGGCACCAGCGTTTATTGGGATTTCGTAGAGCTTCCTTCACAAATCATGGAAAACTGGGCCGGTGAAAAAGAAGGCTTGGACCTTTTTGCCCGTCACTATGAAACCAACGAGCCAATGCCAGTAGAGCTGATCAATAAATTGAAAGCTTCGCAAAAATTCCAGGCGGGTTATGCATCCTGCCGTCAATTGCAATTCGGCATGATGGACATGGCTTGGCACACGGCGGACCCTTCCTTGATCAAGGACGTGGATGCTTTCGAAGAGCAGGCAACGGCCGAAACTCGTTTGTTCCCGAAGGTCGCTGGCACTAATAGCTCTTGCAGCTTCAGCCACATCTTTGCAGGCGGTTACTCTGCAGGATATTACTCTTACAAATGGGCGGAAGTTTTGGATGCAGACGCATTTGAATACTTCAAAGAAGAAGGTTTGTTCTCGCCTGAAGTCGCTCGCAAGTTCAAAGAGTTTGTCCTGAGCAAAGGTGGCACGGAACATCCAATGGAACTTTACAAAAAATTCCGTGGCCGTGAACCAGATCCAAATGCTTTGCTAAGACGTGATGGATTGATTTAA
- the recN gene encoding DNA repair protein RecN has translation MLLELKVTNFAIIENLHITFKDGLNILSGETGAGKSVLLKSLSLLMGGKGSSDTIRTGSTQATIEGSFDISKRTDIMTNLKDMGIDADEDVLIVRRVLSTGDKSKVYLNGSLSTLNSLRDIVAPLVELAGHSAPLIEMTGQHENRNLMSKAYHLDLLDQYAGTWDKRLLFTEKYNRYFGIFEEIKKLESDAKQKAQRLDFLIYQRDEIANLDLSPGEDIELETEVKKLKNANRIGSFVDQAESALYTDDDSAISRLKMVLKKGQELSNVDPQIGAKLELLEQAQALIDESVFELRNYANKIDADPQRLEEVEGRLSDLRKLQKKYGASVNDILKALMEMEIEISNLQNSDAKIETLRKEAAVLLKELEALGQDLHKRRLKGADLLTESVNAELLDLNMKGVTFHVQIEKLNELSSTGTSDVEFLSQTSVKDVKRPLAKFASGGELSRILLSLKRVVGSSNQPRTYLFDEVDTGVSGETAEKVGRKLKTIAKGQQVICVTHLPQVAAFGDTHFFIQKSPQKESVAMLVSELKQKDRVQEIARLISGEKISKTSLAHAEQLLVEAR, from the coding sequence ATGTTGCTAGAGCTTAAAGTTACAAATTTTGCGATTATCGAAAACCTGCACATCACTTTCAAAGATGGACTTAATATTCTGTCTGGTGAAACTGGTGCTGGTAAATCCGTTCTACTGAAAAGCTTGTCATTGCTAATGGGTGGCAAGGGTTCCAGCGACACCATTCGCACCGGATCCACTCAAGCCACTATTGAAGGCTCCTTTGATATCAGCAAGCGCACCGACATCATGACCAACCTTAAAGACATGGGTATTGATGCTGACGAAGACGTTCTGATTGTTCGTCGCGTGCTCAGCACTGGTGACAAATCAAAAGTCTATCTGAACGGCAGCCTGTCCACTCTGAACAGCTTGCGTGATATCGTGGCCCCCTTGGTGGAGCTGGCAGGTCATTCCGCACCGTTGATCGAAATGACAGGTCAGCATGAAAATCGCAACCTGATGTCCAAAGCCTATCACCTGGATCTGTTGGACCAGTATGCAGGCACCTGGGACAAGCGCCTGCTTTTCACTGAAAAATACAATCGCTACTTTGGTATCTTTGAAGAAATCAAAAAGCTTGAAAGTGATGCGAAACAAAAAGCCCAACGTCTGGACTTCCTGATTTATCAACGTGATGAAATCGCCAACCTGGATTTATCCCCTGGCGAGGACATCGAGCTTGAGACTGAAGTTAAAAAACTTAAGAATGCCAATCGCATTGGCTCTTTTGTCGATCAGGCAGAGTCCGCTCTGTACACAGACGATGACTCCGCGATCAGCCGCTTGAAAATGGTGCTTAAAAAAGGTCAGGAACTTTCCAACGTTGACCCGCAAATCGGCGCAAAATTGGAATTACTGGAGCAGGCTCAGGCTTTGATTGATGAAAGTGTTTTTGAGCTTCGCAATTACGCAAATAAGATCGACGCTGACCCGCAACGCCTTGAGGAAGTTGAAGGTCGCCTGAGTGATCTGCGCAAATTACAAAAGAAATACGGCGCCTCTGTAAACGATATTTTGAAAGCTTTGATGGAGATGGAAATCGAAATCTCCAACCTGCAGAATTCCGATGCGAAAATTGAAACCCTTCGCAAGGAAGCGGCCGTATTGTTGAAAGAACTGGAAGCTCTGGGACAAGATCTGCACAAACGTCGTCTTAAAGGCGCCGATCTGTTGACAGAGAGTGTGAATGCGGAACTCTTGGATCTGAACATGAAAGGTGTCACTTTCCATGTCCAAATCGAAAAGCTGAATGAATTAAGCTCCACCGGAACCAGCGATGTTGAGTTCCTAAGCCAAACCTCCGTAAAGGATGTTAAACGTCCATTGGCAAAATTCGCCTCTGGTGGTGAGTTGAGCCGTATTCTATTGTCTTTGAAGCGCGTTGTGGGCTCCAGCAATCAACCTCGCACCTATCTTTTCGACGAGGTCGATACAGGAGTGTCAGGTGAAACAGCCGAGAAAGTGGGACGCAAACTTAAGACCATTGCAAAAGGTCAGCAGGTTATCTGCGTGACTCACTTGCCTCAGGTCGCAGCGTTTGGTGACACACACTTCTTTATCCAAAAATCTCCGCAAAAAGAATCCGTTGCCATGCTGGTTTCCGAACTAAAGCAAAAGGACCGCGTTCAGGAGATCGCCCGCCTTATCAGCGGCGAGAAAATCTCCAAGACGTCCCTGGCTCATGCTGAGCAGCTTTTGGTCGAAGCCAGATAA
- a CDS encoding DUF2388 domain-containing protein: MLKFAVLTLVTVSSLNAMALDHKDASGAVLAATTMAPVWTVVGPFMTTKNAMSPEQYKVLVAAKDDAAIFVGTDGEVRTVRLQRALEVVRKADPRAVASDLEIAEALLAL, encoded by the coding sequence ATGCTTAAATTTGCGGTTCTTACGTTAGTCACAGTTTCTTCATTAAATGCAATGGCTCTTGATCATAAAGACGCTTCTGGTGCAGTTCTGGCTGCGACAACTATGGCTCCTGTTTGGACTGTTGTTGGACCATTTATGACAACAAAAAACGCGATGTCACCAGAGCAGTACAAAGTTCTTGTGGCAGCAAAAGATGATGCTGCGATTTTTGTTGGTACTGACGGTGAAGTTCGCACTGTGAGATTGCAGCGCGCATTGGAAGTAGTTCGCAAAGCAGATCCTAGAGCGGTTGCTTCTGATTTGGAAATTGCGGAAGCACTTTTGGCTCTGTAG
- a CDS encoding serine/threonine-protein kinase — protein MSQAVEQFGKYILLERVAAGGMAEVYLSKSTGAVGVNKFVAIKRILPQYSDHQEFIEMFKEEAKIAVNLNHGNVVSIYDFGVEKSQFFLVMEFVEGRNLRQILNELKKTTTSFTIEQIVYMMKEVAAGLDHAHRCIDGTTGKPLNIVHRDMSPQNIMVSFEGEVKIIDFGIAKAETQLEATKAGTLKGKYGYMSPEQADGQNIDPRTDIFSMGIVLWELLANDRLFTSNSEAAILRKIRECQIPSIRKINPSVPPELERIVNKALAKDRSLRYQTAAAFHRDMNRFLNTQYPEFSPQDFSVFMKNAFSAAFLEQRRKQVEFAKIQATQPTEDKTVVTQTDTRIPPQSVPTPPTMSATDESGNLDIDTSTDIRVDLKDLKTPPKPKNFGNHTVTNTHTNTQTRTGGVTRGPNGISGTAAGIPYKKSSNAMTWVLRGAIAIVGGVCVVYGLKNFSGDKPAVEQLGMAPKHTPVAPPQPVAQTAPEVPQTTDMSTTAPNYTVSIYSTPAKARIVIDGVDTGEFTPYSMQRKANTPFSLRLVKEGYTDLVTTVTPTYEAYSFTGSLQVLPRVASVFINIVNGGANSELRIAGVPVAIRSQHEGYTIQAEVGVKIQAYNKVTGLSAERTVTIPANQKQTIELYLK, from the coding sequence ATGTCTCAAGCTGTAGAACAATTCGGTAAATACATTCTATTGGAGAGAGTCGCGGCCGGCGGTATGGCCGAAGTGTATCTTTCCAAGTCTACAGGCGCTGTAGGTGTTAATAAGTTTGTTGCAATCAAACGTATTCTTCCTCAGTACTCAGATCACCAGGAATTCATTGAGATGTTCAAGGAAGAGGCGAAAATCGCCGTCAACCTGAACCACGGTAACGTTGTATCAATTTATGACTTCGGTGTCGAAAAGAGTCAATTCTTCCTGGTTATGGAATTTGTGGAAGGTCGCAACCTTCGCCAAATCCTGAACGAGCTTAAGAAAACAACTACGTCCTTCACGATCGAACAAATCGTATACATGATGAAAGAAGTGGCTGCAGGTTTGGACCACGCGCACCGTTGCATCGATGGCACGACTGGCAAACCGCTAAATATCGTTCACCGCGATATGAGTCCACAAAACATCATGGTCAGCTTCGAAGGCGAAGTTAAAATCATCGACTTCGGTATCGCTAAAGCAGAAACCCAGCTTGAGGCGACAAAAGCTGGAACTCTAAAAGGTAAATACGGCTACATGAGCCCAGAGCAGGCTGATGGTCAAAACATTGATCCTCGCACTGACATTTTCTCGATGGGTATCGTATTGTGGGAGCTTTTGGCCAATGACCGTCTGTTCACTTCAAACAGTGAAGCGGCGATCTTGCGCAAAATCCGCGAGTGCCAAATTCCAAGTATTCGTAAAATCAATCCTTCCGTCCCTCCGGAACTGGAAAGAATCGTCAACAAAGCATTGGCAAAAGATCGCAGCCTTCGTTATCAAACGGCGGCCGCTTTCCACCGTGATATGAACAGATTCCTGAATACTCAGTATCCGGAGTTCTCTCCTCAGGACTTCTCGGTGTTCATGAAAAATGCTTTCTCGGCGGCATTCCTTGAGCAACGTCGCAAACAAGTGGAATTTGCAAAAATTCAGGCGACTCAACCGACAGAAGACAAAACGGTTGTTACGCAAACTGACACACGCATTCCACCACAAAGCGTACCGACTCCTCCGACAATGTCAGCCACGGATGAATCCGGTAATTTGGATATCGACACGTCCACTGATATTCGCGTGGATTTGAAAGACTTAAAAACGCCGCCAAAACCAAAAAACTTTGGCAATCACACGGTCACCAATACTCACACCAACACGCAAACCCGTACTGGTGGAGTGACTCGTGGACCTAATGGCATCTCGGGCACAGCTGCTGGTATTCCATATAAAAAGTCATCCAATGCGATGACTTGGGTTCTGCGTGGCGCGATCGCCATCGTCGGTGGTGTGTGCGTGGTCTATGGACTTAAAAATTTCTCTGGTGACAAACCTGCAGTCGAGCAACTGGGCATGGCTCCTAAGCACACTCCTGTTGCTCCCCCACAACCCGTGGCGCAAACAGCTCCGGAAGTTCCGCAAACTACAGATATGTCAACGACAGCTCCGAACTACACTGTTTCAATCTACAGTACGCCTGCCAAGGCACGTATCGTGATTGATGGTGTCGATACGGGCGAGTTCACTCCGTACAGCATGCAAAGAAAGGCGAACACGCCATTCAGTTTGCGTCTGGTTAAAGAGGGCTATACGGATCTGGTGACAACTGTCACACCCACTTATGAGGCGTATTCATTTACTGGCTCTTTACAAGTTCTTCCAAGAGTGGCATCTGTTTTCATCAACATTGTGAACGGCGGCGCAAATTCTGAATTAAGAATTGCCGGAGTTCCGGTGGCAATACGTTCTCAACACGAGGGCTATACGATTCAAGCAGAGGTCGGAGTTAAGATTCAGGCTTACAATAAGGTGACCGGACTTTCAGCTGAAAGAACTGTGACCATCCCAGCCAATCAAAAACAGACGATTGAACTGTATTTGAAGTAA